The Gemmata palustris genome includes a region encoding these proteins:
- a CDS encoding holo-ACP synthase: MEILGLGTQVMECARVRQLLDEHADAFLKQVYTDREVRFCNTKRQTTEQYTALWAAKEAVFRALGTTWKRGTNWTDVEVFCDTGTPPHAVVSGATRELMTARGVNHVLLTMAFCRTFATATAIASRAAGPLVPEDTALDD; encoded by the coding sequence ATGGAAATACTCGGCCTCGGCACTCAAGTCATGGAGTGCGCGCGGGTGCGTCAGTTGCTCGACGAACACGCCGACGCCTTCTTGAAACAGGTCTATACCGACCGGGAAGTGCGGTTTTGCAATACGAAACGGCAAACCACTGAACAATACACGGCGCTCTGGGCCGCGAAAGAAGCCGTGTTCCGCGCGCTCGGCACGACCTGGAAACGCGGGACGAATTGGACGGATGTGGAAGTTTTCTGCGACACGGGGACCCCGCCGCACGCGGTGGTCAGCGGGGCGACCCGCGAGCTGATGACGGCCCGCGGCGTGAACCACGTTCTGCTCACGATGGCGTTCTGCCGTACCTTCGCCACCGCGACCGCCATCGCGAGCCGCGCCGCCGGCCCGCTAGTGCCAGAAGACACGGCCCTGGATGACTAA
- a CDS encoding ATP-dependent helicase, translated as MSASNDDLLADLTDDQRAAATHGEGPLLILAGAGSGKTRVITRRVAYLLRSGVRASSILAITFTNKAASEMKNRVEKLAPGNRVWVSTFHSLGARLLRQYADRLGFDRNFTIYDVDDRNKLVKDALEASGMDNVKFSPERVGGAISKAKNQLLTPPQYERTATDFFQQVVGKVYHGYEKRLRNANAMDFDDLLYLPAMALKTNEELRAELDARFKYVLIDEYQDTNSAQYQIVKQLSLNYPNICVVGDPDQSIYKWRGSDIKIILDFERDFPNSRTITLAQNYRSTKSIIHAASVLIDHNKQRKKKDLVTDNPQGEPVKVITFDNGLDEAEGVVLRIKEAAKSGTFKYRDHAIFMRINALTRSLESAFVKHGVPFQIVKGLAFFERKENRDVLAYLRLLANPQDTVSFLRVVNEPGRGIGKVSLEKLQSFAADQEIGLLAAAGQVAKITEIRGKAVSGLRDFHRMMSDLRSRLALPPHELVQLVLEKSGYEAMLRDSTDEDDAERLANVGELVTAAKQFWDEDNTRTITDFLEQITLASDLDGWDEQADHVSVMTLHASKGLEFPVVYVLAVEEGLLPHERSMGRDDEIEEERRLCFVGMTRAMKELYLCHARMREFRGQLNYCIPSGFLQELPRDVQFIDPSMARNAARTAADEWRLKASSAAKDWADTGARPFIPSKKPNSDLKPSIPDAPDTGLAVGVLVQHEEFGLGNVTDVSGYGALRRVKIRFPAHGEKIFAGDKIRLKVVGRKKA; from the coding sequence ATGTCCGCTTCAAACGACGACCTGCTCGCCGACCTCACCGACGACCAGCGGGCGGCGGCGACACACGGCGAAGGTCCGCTCCTGATCCTCGCGGGCGCGGGCAGCGGTAAAACGCGCGTGATTACGCGCCGGGTCGCGTACCTGCTCCGGTCCGGCGTGCGCGCGAGCAGCATTCTAGCGATCACGTTTACGAACAAGGCCGCCAGCGAGATGAAGAACCGCGTCGAGAAATTGGCGCCGGGGAACCGGGTGTGGGTGAGCACGTTCCACAGCCTCGGCGCGCGCCTCTTGCGCCAGTACGCGGACCGTCTCGGGTTCGACCGTAATTTCACCATTTACGACGTGGACGACCGCAACAAGTTGGTGAAGGACGCGCTCGAAGCGAGCGGCATGGACAACGTGAAGTTCAGCCCGGAGCGCGTCGGCGGCGCGATCAGCAAGGCGAAGAACCAGCTCCTCACCCCGCCGCAGTACGAGCGCACCGCGACGGACTTCTTCCAGCAGGTCGTGGGGAAGGTGTACCACGGGTACGAGAAGCGGCTCCGCAACGCCAACGCGATGGACTTCGACGACCTGCTCTACCTCCCCGCGATGGCGCTCAAGACGAATGAAGAGTTGCGGGCCGAACTCGATGCGCGCTTCAAGTACGTGCTCATCGACGAGTACCAGGACACCAACTCCGCGCAGTACCAGATCGTCAAGCAACTCAGCCTGAACTACCCGAACATCTGCGTGGTCGGCGACCCTGATCAATCGATTTACAAGTGGCGCGGGTCGGACATCAAGATCATCCTGGATTTTGAACGCGACTTCCCGAACTCGCGCACCATCACCCTGGCGCAGAACTACCGCAGCACGAAGTCGATCATTCACGCGGCCAGCGTGCTCATCGATCACAACAAGCAGCGGAAGAAGAAAGACCTCGTCACCGACAACCCGCAGGGCGAACCGGTCAAAGTGATTACGTTCGACAACGGTCTCGACGAGGCCGAGGGCGTCGTTCTGCGCATCAAAGAGGCCGCGAAGAGCGGCACGTTCAAGTACCGCGACCACGCGATTTTCATGCGCATCAACGCGCTCACCCGGTCGCTCGAAAGTGCCTTCGTTAAGCACGGCGTCCCGTTCCAGATCGTGAAGGGGCTGGCGTTCTTCGAGCGCAAAGAGAACCGCGACGTGCTCGCGTACCTGCGCCTGCTCGCGAACCCGCAGGACACTGTGAGCTTTCTCCGCGTTGTGAACGAGCCCGGGCGCGGGATCGGCAAAGTGTCGCTGGAGAAGCTCCAGTCGTTCGCGGCGGATCAGGAGATCGGGCTGCTCGCCGCGGCCGGACAGGTGGCGAAGATCACGGAGATTCGGGGCAAGGCCGTGAGCGGCCTGCGGGACTTCCACCGGATGATGTCGGACCTGCGATCCCGGCTCGCCCTCCCGCCGCACGAACTCGTTCAGCTCGTGCTGGAGAAGTCGGGGTACGAGGCCATGTTGCGCGATTCGACCGACGAAGACGACGCAGAGCGGCTCGCGAACGTGGGCGAACTCGTCACCGCCGCGAAGCAGTTCTGGGACGAGGACAACACCCGTACCATCACGGACTTCCTCGAACAGATCACGCTCGCGTCGGACCTGGACGGCTGGGACGAACAGGCCGACCACGTCTCTGTGATGACGCTGCACGCATCGAAGGGGCTGGAGTTCCCGGTCGTGTATGTCCTCGCTGTGGAAGAGGGCTTGTTGCCGCACGAGCGGAGCATGGGCCGCGACGACGAAATCGAAGAAGAGCGCCGACTGTGCTTCGTGGGCATGACGCGCGCGATGAAAGAACTGTACTTGTGCCACGCCCGGATGCGGGAGTTCCGCGGGCAGTTGAACTACTGCATCCCGTCCGGGTTCCTGCAGGAACTGCCCCGCGACGTGCAGTTCATCGACCCGTCGATGGCCCGCAACGCCGCGCGCACCGCGGCCGACGAATGGCGCTTGAAGGCGAGTTCGGCCGCGAAGGACTGGGCCGATACCGGCGCGCGGCCGTTCATCCCGTCAAAGAAGCCGAACTCGGACCTGAAGCCTTCCATCCCCGACGCGCCGGATACGGGACTCGCGGTGGGGGTACTGGTACAGCACGAGGAGTTCGGCCTGGGTAACGTGACGGATGTAAGTGGCTACGGCGCCCTGCGCCGCGTGAAGATCCGCTTCCCCGCACACGGCGAGAAGATCTTCGCGGGCGACAAGATCCGGCTCAAGGTGGTCGGTCGCAAGAAGGCGTAG
- a CDS encoding YceI family protein, which produces MPRILIALSLVAALAIPASAADTKYALTGDNTKVTFVGKKPDGKHTGGFGKLTGSATIAGGDPTKLEVTVDIETESIFSDDAKLTGHLKNADFFDVKNQPKATFKSTKVEKGTAGYTVTGDLTLLGKTKSVSFPATITEKDGKLEVAATFAIDRTQWGMKYGQGKIDDKVDLGIKVEAKK; this is translated from the coding sequence ATGCCCCGGATTCTGATCGCGCTCAGCCTCGTCGCCGCCCTTGCGATCCCCGCGAGCGCCGCGGACACGAAGTACGCCCTCACCGGCGACAACACGAAGGTCACGTTCGTCGGGAAGAAGCCCGACGGCAAGCACACCGGCGGGTTCGGCAAGCTCACCGGGTCCGCGACCATCGCTGGCGGTGACCCCACGAAGCTCGAGGTCACGGTGGACATCGAAACGGAGTCGATCTTCTCTGACGACGCGAAACTCACCGGGCACCTCAAGAACGCGGACTTCTTCGACGTCAAGAACCAGCCGAAGGCCACGTTCAAATCGACGAAGGTGGAGAAGGGTACGGCGGGCTACACCGTCACCGGCGACCTGACGCTCCTCGGCAAGACCAAGTCGGTCAGCTTCCCCGCGACCATCACCGAGAAGGACGGGAAGCTCGAAGTCGCCGCGACGTTCGCCATCGACCGCACGCAGTGGGGCATGAAGTACGGCCAGGGCAAGATCGACGACAAGGTCGATCTGGGCATCAAGGTCGAAGCGAAGAAGTAA
- a CDS encoding sugar phosphate isomerase/epimerase family protein produces MFTLSAFADEISPDPREQVAVLKASRVRFIEFRSIHKTNVLSLTDDQIREFKALIDGEGIGLSAIGSPIGKVAVDAPFEPHLDKFKRAIELCGVLGTRGVRVFSYYPPGNDPNFDPANWPAHRAEVIRRMGVMAEIAAQNNVVLFHENEHRIYGDSPDRVADILGTVNSPALRAAYDAANYTYGNFDPVEGWEKTKAYTSHFHIKDWKRGGHAAGHEYGVIAGTGDGNVAHSIRGAVAMGYKGFAVMEPHLRGGGPTGGITGPDLFPYATDAFRAVLRDCGGAEG; encoded by the coding sequence ATGTTTACTTTGTCCGCATTCGCCGATGAGATCTCGCCCGACCCGCGCGAACAGGTCGCGGTTCTGAAGGCGAGCCGCGTCCGGTTCATCGAGTTCCGGTCGATCCACAAGACCAACGTGCTGAGCCTCACCGACGACCAGATTAGGGAGTTCAAGGCGCTCATCGACGGCGAGGGCATCGGCCTTTCCGCGATCGGTTCGCCTATCGGTAAGGTCGCAGTGGACGCCCCGTTCGAGCCGCACCTCGATAAGTTTAAACGCGCCATCGAACTGTGCGGCGTGCTCGGCACACGCGGCGTCCGCGTCTTCAGTTACTACCCGCCCGGCAACGACCCGAACTTCGACCCGGCGAACTGGCCCGCCCACCGCGCGGAAGTGATTCGGCGCATGGGTGTGATGGCCGAGATCGCAGCGCAGAACAACGTCGTGCTGTTTCACGAGAACGAGCACCGCATCTACGGCGATTCACCGGACCGCGTCGCGGACATTCTCGGCACCGTCAACAGCCCGGCACTCCGTGCGGCTTACGACGCGGCCAACTACACTTACGGCAACTTCGACCCGGTCGAAGGATGGGAGAAGACGAAAGCGTACACGTCGCACTTTCACATCAAGGATTGGAAGCGCGGCGGTCACGCGGCCGGTCACGAGTACGGTGTGATCGCGGGTACCGGCGACGGGAACGTTGCGCACAGTATCCGCGGCGCGGTCGCAATGGGCTATAAGGGGTTTGCTGTGATGGAACCGCACCTGCGCGGCGGCGGGCCGACGGGGGGAATTACGGGACCGGACCTGTTCCCGTATGCGACCGACGCCTTCCGCGCCGTTCTCCGCGATTGCGGTGGTGCCGAGGGGTGA
- a CDS encoding sensor histidine kinase yields the protein MRSIRRSLLGYLLVLLALALGAVGVLVDRFAVDAIRAREKSESDNIEHAFKVRHQEAKAKFDADLMAESKALAKEVFYKLGPLLGQTEPLRRLTPTEQVAVQIGGAVLGHNVESRRPPGGGPGGPGPRAEPQPPLKASEDEARQYSLRLGLLRNVPGPTLWSYLAPAAATEPILRGGGGDTRRLYPYPNWVEFDGPRLVVRVQEAFRKAFTDDDHPFPYQFQITLVATYPNRPGRNIAVIRSEGIHGDLSLDAAFLEPTEELEPKLVDDTLPRLGECRRVVTGTLAGGRPIGFWVLLPSPPAPAVLARFSPYPPWRGGADMALRAVVQTIRPYSDLDARLAADQHARDEQLERVRTETRMELAQFRGRLMLIGAGTFAALVLGGWFFVARGLAPLRVLSEAVSQVSEKDFRLPVVANELGRELAPIHARITQTLTLLQRAFEREKQAVADISHELRTPIASLLATIDVALRKPRTPEQYRTTLEECRLISKQLGQLVERIMTLASLDAGNDHTHIARTDAGELAVGCAAVIRPLAAANNLSVAVNTDEVAIDTDPGKLREVLMNLLHNAIEYNNPDGTIELTVRRAGETAVLEVRDTGIGMAPDVRERIFERFYRADSSRHATGVHAGLGLAIVKEYVARLNGSIEVESEPGVGTTFRVTLPTPTNEPSPSTTTRVKAPRDVVPTGS from the coding sequence ATGCGCTCGATCCGGCGCTCGCTGCTGGGTTACCTGCTGGTACTGCTCGCACTGGCACTGGGCGCGGTGGGCGTACTCGTCGACCGGTTCGCGGTCGACGCGATCCGCGCGAGAGAAAAATCCGAGTCGGACAACATCGAGCACGCTTTTAAAGTGCGCCACCAAGAAGCGAAGGCGAAATTCGATGCGGACCTGATGGCCGAATCGAAGGCACTCGCGAAGGAAGTCTTTTACAAACTCGGGCCGCTCCTGGGCCAAACGGAGCCGCTGCGCCGGCTCACACCGACGGAGCAGGTCGCGGTCCAAATTGGGGGCGCGGTTCTCGGCCACAATGTGGAATCGCGCCGCCCGCCCGGGGGCGGGCCGGGTGGCCCCGGGCCGCGTGCGGAGCCACAACCACCGCTGAAAGCGTCCGAAGACGAGGCCCGCCAGTACAGTTTGCGCCTCGGGTTATTGAGGAACGTTCCCGGCCCAACCCTCTGGTCGTATCTCGCACCAGCGGCGGCAACTGAACCAATCCTCCGGGGCGGGGGCGGTGACACCCGACGGCTCTACCCGTACCCGAACTGGGTGGAGTTCGACGGCCCGCGGCTCGTAGTTCGGGTTCAAGAAGCGTTCCGGAAGGCGTTCACCGACGACGACCACCCGTTCCCGTACCAGTTCCAGATCACGCTGGTAGCCACGTACCCGAATCGCCCCGGGCGGAACATCGCGGTCATCCGATCGGAAGGGATTCACGGCGACCTCTCCCTGGACGCCGCGTTCCTGGAACCGACCGAGGAATTGGAACCCAAGTTGGTGGACGACACCCTGCCCAGATTGGGCGAGTGCCGGCGCGTCGTCACGGGCACATTGGCGGGCGGGCGCCCGATCGGTTTTTGGGTGCTCTTGCCGTCCCCGCCCGCTCCTGCCGTACTCGCCCGGTTCTCGCCGTACCCGCCGTGGCGCGGCGGCGCGGACATGGCGTTGCGCGCGGTCGTTCAAACGATACGCCCGTACTCAGATCTCGACGCGCGCCTCGCGGCCGATCAGCACGCACGGGACGAGCAACTGGAGCGCGTGCGGACCGAGACGCGCATGGAACTCGCGCAGTTCCGCGGGCGCCTCATGTTGATCGGCGCCGGCACGTTCGCCGCGCTGGTGCTCGGCGGGTGGTTCTTCGTCGCCCGCGGGCTGGCCCCGCTCCGGGTGCTTTCTGAGGCCGTCAGCCAGGTTTCCGAAAAAGATTTTCGCCTGCCCGTTGTCGCGAACGAGCTGGGCCGCGAACTGGCCCCCATCCACGCCCGCATCACGCAGACCCTCACCCTCCTCCAGCGGGCTTTTGAACGGGAGAAACAGGCAGTGGCCGATATTTCGCACGAGCTCCGCACGCCCATCGCGTCCCTCCTCGCCACCATCGACGTCGCCCTCCGCAAGCCGCGCACGCCCGAGCAGTACCGGACCACCCTCGAAGAGTGCCGGTTGATCTCGAAACAACTGGGGCAGTTAGTTGAACGGATCATGACGCTGGCCTCGCTCGACGCGGGCAACGACCACACGCACATCGCGCGCACCGACGCGGGCGAACTCGCGGTCGGGTGCGCCGCGGTGATCCGCCCGCTCGCGGCCGCGAACAACCTCTCGGTCGCGGTCAACACCGACGAAGTGGCGATCGACACCGATCCCGGCAAACTCCGCGAAGTGTTGATGAACCTGCTCCACAACGCGATCGAGTACAATAACCCGGACGGCACGATCGAACTGACCGTGCGGCGCGCGGGCGAAACCGCCGTGCTCGAGGTGCGCGACACCGGCATCGGCATGGCGCCCGACGTGCGGGAGCGCATCTTCGAGCGGTTCTACCGTGCGGACTCGTCGCGCCACGCCACCGGGGTTCACGCCGGGTTGGGGCTCGCCATCGTGAAGGAGTACGTGGCGCGACTGAACGGCTCGATCGAAGTGGAAAGCGAACCGGGCGTCGGGACCACGTTCCGCGTCACGCTCCCGACACCCACCAACGAACCGAGCCCGTCCACCACCACGCGCGTGAAAGCGCCCCGTGATGTGGTTCCCACCGGGTCGTAA
- a CDS encoding response regulator transcription factor, which produces MRVLLVEDHQPLVKALRQGLEEEGFAVDVATDGEEADVKCRSTSYDVVVLDVMLPKVDGLTLLKRWRGSGINTHVLMLTAKTTTNDKVTGLDAGADDYLPKPFEMDELFARLRALIRRGHQQKDPVLRCYDLEIDTAARAVRRSGRSVQLTPREYALLEFLAFHRGKVVTRSMIWEHLYDEYDENTSNVVDVYIRYLRNKVDKGFDPPLILTRWGEGYMLRGDDDPPPLKV; this is translated from the coding sequence GTGCGCGTGCTGCTCGTTGAAGATCACCAGCCCCTCGTCAAAGCCTTACGACAAGGGCTGGAAGAGGAAGGGTTCGCCGTCGACGTCGCGACCGATGGCGAAGAGGCGGACGTGAAGTGCCGGAGCACGTCCTACGACGTGGTCGTGCTCGACGTGATGCTGCCAAAGGTCGACGGATTAACTCTGTTAAAGAGGTGGCGCGGCTCCGGTATTAACACACACGTCCTGATGCTGACCGCAAAAACCACAACCAACGACAAGGTGACCGGGCTGGACGCGGGGGCCGATGATTACCTCCCCAAACCGTTCGAGATGGACGAACTGTTCGCCCGGTTGCGGGCACTGATCCGGCGCGGGCACCAGCAAAAAGACCCCGTGCTGCGGTGCTACGACCTGGAGATCGACACCGCGGCGCGCGCGGTGCGCCGGTCCGGGCGGTCCGTCCAACTCACGCCGCGCGAGTACGCCCTGTTGGAGTTCCTCGCGTTCCACCGCGGCAAGGTGGTGACCCGGAGCATGATCTGGGAGCACCTCTACGACGAGTACGACGAGAACACGTCGAACGTCGTGGACGTGTACATTCGGTACCTGCGGAACAAAGTCGATAAGGGGTTCGATCCACCACTAATCCTGACCCGCTGGGGTGAGGGGTACATGCTCCGCGGCGACGACGATCCGCCCCCACTGAAAGTCTGA
- the ispG gene encoding flavodoxin-dependent (E)-4-hydroxy-3-methylbut-2-enyl-diphosphate synthase — MTTGSRFDLSVLETAQKVPGKPRHKTREVKVGSVVIGGSNPVAVQSMTTTDTFDVEGTIKQIHALEEAGCELVRVTVPKPEDAGALTQIKQKIGIPLICDIHFDYKMALSALDHPIDKIRINPGNIGTEERFRQVVRKAKDKGIPMRIGVNAGSLERDLCEKYEFPCPPAMVESALRHIETAESEGFRDIIVSLKSSDVLVAVEAYRLFAKMCDYPTHIGITEAGKPPYAVTKSAAGLAPILLDGIGDTIRISLLGNPVPEIAAAFDILQATQRRVRRPELIACPTCGRLAIDLEKIIAELEGRLSGKRLPVKISVLGCVVNGPGEAREADIGIAAGNGQGMIFRNGEMVRRVAEAEIVDALMEELARWETENQHRIPKTTDAEGIGRRKLPVVTA, encoded by the coding sequence ATGACCACCGGCTCGCGCTTCGACCTGAGCGTGCTCGAAACGGCCCAGAAGGTTCCGGGCAAACCGCGCCACAAAACTCGCGAGGTGAAGGTCGGTTCCGTCGTCATCGGCGGATCGAACCCGGTCGCAGTGCAGTCGATGACGACCACCGACACGTTCGACGTGGAAGGCACGATCAAGCAGATTCACGCACTGGAAGAGGCCGGGTGCGAACTCGTCCGCGTGACCGTGCCGAAACCGGAAGACGCGGGGGCGCTCACGCAGATCAAACAGAAGATCGGCATCCCGCTCATCTGCGACATCCACTTCGACTACAAGATGGCGCTCTCCGCGCTCGATCACCCCATCGACAAGATCCGCATCAACCCGGGCAACATCGGAACGGAAGAGCGCTTCCGCCAGGTCGTGCGGAAGGCGAAAGATAAAGGCATCCCGATGCGGATCGGGGTGAACGCGGGGAGCCTCGAGCGCGACCTGTGCGAGAAGTACGAGTTCCCCTGCCCGCCCGCGATGGTCGAGAGCGCGCTGCGCCACATCGAAACGGCCGAGAGCGAGGGGTTCCGCGACATCATCGTGTCACTGAAGTCGAGCGACGTGCTGGTTGCGGTCGAAGCGTACCGCCTGTTCGCCAAAATGTGCGACTACCCCACCCACATCGGCATCACGGAAGCGGGCAAGCCGCCCTACGCGGTCACGAAATCCGCTGCGGGTCTCGCGCCGATCCTGCTCGACGGCATCGGTGACACCATTCGCATTTCGCTGTTGGGTAACCCGGTCCCGGAAATCGCTGCCGCGTTCGACATACTGCAGGCCACCCAGCGCCGCGTGCGCCGGCCGGAACTGATCGCGTGCCCCACCTGCGGGCGCCTCGCGATCGACCTGGAAAAAATCATCGCGGAACTCGAAGGTCGGCTAAGCGGCAAGCGCCTGCCCGTGAAGATCAGCGTGCTCGGGTGCGTTGTGAACGGGCCGGGCGAAGCGCGCGAGGCCGACATCGGTATCGCCGCGGGCAACGGGCAGGGCATGATCTTCCGTAACGGCGAAATGGTTCGCCGCGTCGCGGAAGCGGAGATCGTGGACGCCCTCATGGAAGAGTTGGCCCGCTGGGAAACCGAGAACCAGCACCGCATCCCGAAGACCACCGACGCGGAGGGCATCGGCCGGCGCAAACTGCCGGTCGTGACCGCGTGA
- a CDS encoding outer membrane protein assembly factor BamB family protein, with product MQVGQDKAEIQSRPFANAIPAADVNAKSDVKRVEVPAGDTVSHNGKVFLSTARELLVIDTECRIDWRFVLPGKADNGEQLLGAVGFHDGKVYLASRNESKGSTAEKTGRVYMLDVATGRQTGFDIVRGGFGDQPKFSSRAGVVYAISATGVIRYNAVEQRQSWTTKLTSTEPHPAADVDYLFATLANGFGAVHGARETVLLGSSQATAPATPFGTVRAHGLLAPTRNAANVCSLVLFKYDVLENRSQVWRLPVKDAITTAPVIHGDSVYFVSGAVVYRVSAATGAVCWKQTVSLNANESLTDLALVDGELRASGGGVLVRVADRVDPKPQQIFNFGGGFGTLWGSK from the coding sequence GTGCAAGTCGGTCAAGATAAAGCGGAGATCCAGAGTCGCCCGTTCGCGAACGCGATCCCGGCGGCCGACGTCAACGCGAAGAGCGACGTGAAGCGGGTCGAAGTGCCGGCCGGCGATACAGTTTCGCACAACGGGAAAGTGTTCCTCAGCACGGCGCGCGAGCTTCTCGTGATCGACACTGAGTGCCGCATCGACTGGCGGTTCGTGTTGCCCGGCAAAGCGGACAACGGCGAGCAGTTACTCGGTGCCGTGGGGTTTCACGACGGGAAGGTGTACCTCGCGAGCCGAAACGAATCGAAGGGCAGCACAGCAGAGAAGACCGGTCGCGTGTACATGCTAGATGTGGCAACCGGCCGGCAAACCGGGTTTGACATCGTGCGCGGCGGGTTCGGCGATCAGCCCAAGTTCTCTTCGAGAGCGGGCGTCGTTTACGCGATCAGCGCGACGGGCGTGATTCGCTACAACGCGGTCGAACAGCGGCAATCTTGGACGACCAAACTCACCTCGACGGAACCGCACCCGGCGGCCGACGTCGATTACCTCTTCGCGACGCTGGCCAACGGGTTCGGCGCGGTTCACGGTGCGAGGGAAACTGTGTTACTGGGTTCTTCTCAGGCGACCGCGCCCGCGACCCCGTTTGGCACCGTTCGCGCGCACGGTCTGCTCGCTCCGACGCGCAATGCCGCGAATGTATGCTCCTTGGTGCTGTTCAAATACGATGTGCTGGAGAACCGGTCCCAGGTCTGGCGGCTCCCGGTGAAGGACGCGATTACCACCGCGCCCGTGATTCACGGAGACAGCGTGTACTTTGTTTCGGGTGCCGTGGTGTACCGCGTGAGTGCCGCGACGGGCGCCGTGTGCTGGAAGCAAACTGTTTCGTTGAACGCCAACGAGTCCCTCACGGACCTCGCACTCGTGGACGGCGAATTGCGCGCGTCCGGCGGCGGAGTTCTGGTGCGAGTCGCGGACCGAGTCGACCCGAAACCGCAACAGATCTTCAATTTCGGTGGAGGGTTCGGCACCCTGTGGGGCTCCAAGTGA
- a CDS encoding AAA family ATPase, with the protein MTLEQYTANHRYVLDAVAKATGITDPVAFVPSGLYYPLLQNAIRGPLLPLDGVLTRDWIGVSRKYWPGMQFGIRQYSIEGITFARCVAPFGASGSYDFFVVAKGDYLKLFRQAIKSHRTKEPEGEAPVLLSEQLETLKQNTLGFLDRKNLQRIKELGGRAKRGILLTGPPGNGKTSACRWLWRECLRLGYEYRLVTPDTYRSARGSADPVEAVKELFSVGRRGVIFFDDMDIALRDRNTVGETEDQAVFLSALDGIEVNEGIAYVFTTNCSMSLIDPAFKRPGRIDVVLHLEPPDAPLRRELVGRWHADVQAGVATEHVVSQTAGFSFAEIEEVKNLLILLFLNDGKWDWDRAMDQFRENRQELAARKSRSVGFGPTATANGSGH; encoded by the coding sequence ATGACACTCGAACAATACACCGCGAACCACCGGTACGTCCTCGACGCGGTGGCGAAGGCCACCGGGATCACGGACCCGGTGGCCTTCGTCCCCAGTGGTCTCTACTACCCACTGCTCCAGAACGCGATCCGCGGACCGCTCCTCCCGCTCGACGGCGTGCTCACACGCGACTGGATCGGCGTGAGCCGCAAGTATTGGCCCGGGATGCAGTTCGGCATCCGGCAGTACAGCATCGAGGGGATCACCTTCGCGCGCTGCGTGGCCCCGTTCGGGGCGTCCGGGAGCTACGACTTCTTCGTCGTCGCGAAGGGCGATTACCTCAAACTGTTCCGGCAGGCAATCAAGTCGCACCGCACGAAAGAACCCGAGGGTGAAGCACCGGTCCTCCTGAGCGAGCAACTCGAAACGCTCAAACAGAACACACTCGGCTTCCTCGACCGCAAGAACCTCCAACGCATCAAGGAACTGGGCGGGCGCGCGAAACGCGGTATCCTGCTCACCGGCCCGCCCGGTAACGGCAAAACGAGTGCGTGCCGGTGGTTGTGGCGCGAGTGCCTTCGGCTCGGCTATGAGTACCGACTCGTCACGCCCGACACGTACCGGTCGGCACGCGGCTCGGCCGATCCGGTCGAAGCGGTGAAGGAACTGTTCTCGGTCGGGCGCCGCGGGGTGATCTTCTTCGACGACATGGACATTGCCCTGCGCGACCGCAACACCGTCGGCGAGACCGAAGACCAGGCAGTGTTCCTCAGCGCGCTCGACGGCATTGAGGTGAACGAGGGCATCGCCTACGTGTTCACGACCAACTGCTCGATGTCGCTCATCGACCCGGCGTTCAAGCGCCCGGGGCGCATCGACGTGGTGCTGCACCTCGAACCACCGGACGCACCCCTCCGGCGCGAACTCGTCGGCCGCTGGCACGCGGACGTGCAGGCGGGCGTGGCCACAGAGCACGTCGTTTCTCAGACCGCAGGGTTCAGCTTCGCGGAAATCGAAGAGGTGAAGAACCTGCTCATCCTGCTGTTCCTCAACGACGGCAAGTGGGACTGGGACCGGGCGATGGACCAGTTCCGCGAGAACCGCCAGGAACTCGCCGCGCGGAAGTCACGCTCCGTCGGCTTCGGCCCCACGGCCACTGCCAACGGCAGTGGGCACTGA
- a CDS encoding DUF6941 family protein, whose amino-acid sequence MNPVNISPIVRQFIPCMGISCDTKVTPNRYTLDGPFFALRPPVGMGYPFTAEKLWVLCQFSDATGTHMFHLDLSFDLDTRVRSLRSFHVYMGEDKLAVRHYAVPIQRVPFRRPGIYELVLRYGGEVLARAAMRLEDVT is encoded by the coding sequence ATGAACCCGGTGAACATTTCGCCCATCGTTCGGCAGTTCATCCCGTGTATGGGCATCAGTTGCGACACCAAGGTTACACCAAACAGGTACACGCTCGACGGCCCGTTCTTCGCGCTTCGCCCGCCGGTTGGTATGGGGTATCCGTTTACCGCAGAAAAATTGTGGGTGCTCTGTCAGTTTTCCGATGCGACCGGCACGCACATGTTTCATCTCGATCTGTCGTTCGATCTAGATACCCGCGTCCGCTCGTTGCGGTCTTTTCACGTGTACATGGGTGAAGACAAGTTGGCTGTGCGCCATTACGCGGTTCCGATTCAGCGGGTTCCGTTTCGTCGGCCCGGAATTTACGAACTCGTTCTTCGCTACGGAGGCGAGGTCCTGGCGCGCGCAGCTATGCGGTTGGAGGATGTGACATGA